TTATTACGAACAATTAAAGTATTTTTTCGATAAATTTAATCGAGAGCAAATTCGAGTTTATTTATACGATGAGTTGGTAAAAAATCCAGTGGAAATGATGCAAGATATGTATCGTTTTATTGGAGTGGACGATACTTTCGTCCCCGATACTTCCTCAAAAAAACAGGTGGCTCAAGTGCCTAAGTCTACTACGGTAAATCAACTATTGCGAGGACAAAATTGGTTCAGAAGTGTGGTAAGTTCTGCTTTGAAACCAATAATTCCTCTGGAAGTCAGACAAAAAATCCGCTCTAAGTTGATTAAAATGAATTCTGCGGAGAAGAAAGCAATGCCTCTTTTACCAGCCGAACGTCAAATATTGAGGGAATTATATCGAGAAGATATCTTGAAATTACAAGATTTAATTCAGAAAGATTTGTCAAAATGGCTAGATTAAGTTAATTTTCGTCGTGTTAATTGCTGAAAAATATTAGTGACTTATGTTGGCATCTATCGATTGGTACAATCCTTGGCTAACGGGAGTAGGTTTAAATACGATTTTACTGGCGATCGCCTCGATCGCGCCGAAAAAGTTACTCACTCCCGCAGGTTATTTTCATGCTTGGTTGCTTGGGGTTCTCGTTTGGGGTACTCTGGGTTGGCAAGGTTATGCGGTGGTCATGTTTTATTTCCTGATGGGTTCAGCCGTAACTCGTGTAGGAATGAAACAAAAGGAAGCTGAAGGTATTGCGGAAAAACGCTCTGGTGCGAGAGGTCCAGAAAATGTTTGGGGTTCGGCTTTAATTCCGGCTCTTTGTGCTCTTGCTAGTTTATTTGTAGTTAGTCCTGTTAGAGAATTTCTGATTCTTGCTTATGTGGCTGGTTTTTGTACGAAACTTTCCGATACTACTGCAAGTGAAATTGGCAAAGCTTACGGTCAGCGTACTTTTTTAATTACCACTTTGCAACCTGTGGCGCGAGGTACAGAAGGAGCAGTTAGTTTAGAAGGTACAGTTGCAGGTATTATTGCGTCAGGAGCGATCGCACTTTTTGCTTGGGCTGTGGGTATAATCGATCTCTTGGGTATGCTTTGGTGTATTTTCGCTGCTTTTGTCGCGACTACCCTAGAAAGCTTTATCGGTGCTACTTTACAGCCGAAATTTGACTTACTAACTAATGAAGTGGTCAATATTATTAATACGATAATTGCCGCAGCAGTTGTGGTTTTACTCGCTTGGGGTTGGCAGAATTTTGCCATTTAAAAACCAAACTCACAATGTCGAAATAGCGCCTTTTCTAACAAAGGTTGATACTCCTCATCTTTCACAAGATAAGCACCAAAACGAGCCAAATGAGGATTTTGCATTTGAGCATCAAAAAGAACAAAACCGCGATCGCGCAGATGCTCAACTAACTTCACCATTGCCACCTTCGAGCCATCAGGAATCCGATAAAACATCGACTCACCGATAAAAGCTCCACCAATAACAATACCTAAAATGCCGCCAGCGAGCCGATCTTCTTGCCAAGTTTCAAAACTATGCGCCCAACCCGCCTGATGCAACCGCCAATAAATTTGCTTTAATTGAGGAGAAATCCAGCTAGTCTCGCGATCGGCACAACCCTCACAAACAGCGAAAAAATCCTGGTTAACCGCCACAGAAAAGCGATTTTGATTCAAAACTCGGCGCAGGGATTTTGGGTAGCGGAAACGAGCATCTAGAGGGATTAGCGCCCTTTTTTTGCTCGTATACCAACCCAACTCCCCTTTTTCATCAGCCATAAGGAAGTAACCTTGGGCGTATCCTTCGATCAAATCAGGAATGTCATATGCTTCCATAAGTTGAAACAGGCATTAAAATTGTTACCAATACGCCGAGAGCGAAAATTAACTGCGAGAAAATGGTTGAACCAATCCCACCAATTACATTACCGCCAATGCAAGATCCAGATCGGGAAGGCGAGTGGTTGCAAAACACCTTGCAAACCTGGCTCGACGAAGAATTCCTTCCCGAACCTGTCAACGAAACGATCGCCGCACGTGCAGCGCAAATTTTCATTCGCCAGCGTTTAGAAGGAGAAAATGACCTGGGAGCGTTAACGATCGCCATTGTCACCGAGATGCAGTCATTTGACTTCAGTGCTAGCTTTTACAGTGAATTTGCGATCGCCAATGCCGTCAGCGACTTACTCTTAAAAAGTCTCGGCATTGATAGCTGCTGCGGACAGTAGCCCAAGGATCTTACCAACTTGATTTAACTACACCGGGCAGCTTTCCTTCATGCGCCCATTCGCGTAAAACATTACGGGAAAGCCCAAAATCACGATAATAACCTCTAGGTCGTCCTGTCACCCAGCAACGATTGCGTACTCGCACTTTAGAACTATTGCGGGGCAAATTTTGGATTTGGCGGTGAATTTCCAGCTTTTCCGCCTGGGACTCAGCCTTACGAAATTGTTCTTTTAACTCAGCTCGCTTCTGAGCGTACTTTTCTACAGTTTCGCGGCGCTTTTTTTCGCGCTCGATCATCGATTTTTTTGCCATAAGTCTAGTTGTTCTTAAATTAGAGACACTGTATTTTATCTTATCCGATCCATTCGCTACACCTAGGTTTCCCAATCTTCTTCCGGACCAAAGACTCGTTCGAGAATACGACGGTTTTCTAGCTGCAAACCTCTAATTTCAGCTTTCATCACTTGAATCTCTTCGATAATTCGCTCAAAATTTCGCTGATGAATTTCGACAATCTGGACTAAAGAATTAACAGTTGAGTTTAATTCACCCACAGATAAGCGTAGTTCGCTCACAGATGAGCGTAGTTCGCCTACTTCTTGACGATCTGCTTGTCTATCGACAATCAACTTATCTAAAATACCTTCAATCCTGTCTAATCGTTCCGTACTCATAGCCAAATCAGTATCGGTTAGGTTACTTTCTTTATTTTCGCGCACTAATTTCGCGATCATTTCAACTCGTCGGAAGCGATTTTTCTAGTTCTGGATGAAACACTTTCGCCGAGGGACAGATATCAGCGAGAACACAAGCCGGACATTGAGGTTTTTTCGCTTGACAAATTGCCCTACCGTGGTAAATCAACCGAATTGACCAATTTTCCCATTCTGGCTGA
This sequence is a window from Oscillatoria salina IIICB1. Protein-coding genes within it:
- a CDS encoding TIGR00297 family protein, with translation MLASIDWYNPWLTGVGLNTILLAIASIAPKKLLTPAGYFHAWLLGVLVWGTLGWQGYAVVMFYFLMGSAVTRVGMKQKEAEGIAEKRSGARGPENVWGSALIPALCALASLFVVSPVREFLILAYVAGFCTKLSDTTASEIGKAYGQRTFLITTLQPVARGTEGAVSLEGTVAGIIASGAIALFAWAVGIIDLLGMLWCIFAAFVATTLESFIGATLQPKFDLLTNEVVNIINTIIAAAVVVLLAWGWQNFAI
- the aat gene encoding leucyl/phenylalanyl-tRNA--protein transferase — encoded protein: MEAYDIPDLIEGYAQGYFLMADEKGELGWYTSKKRALIPLDARFRYPKSLRRVLNQNRFSVAVNQDFFAVCEGCADRETSWISPQLKQIYWRLHQAGWAHSFETWQEDRLAGGILGIVIGGAFIGESMFYRIPDGSKVAMVKLVEHLRDRGFVLFDAQMQNPHLARFGAYLVKDEEYQPLLEKALFRHCEFGF
- the rpsN gene encoding 30S ribosomal protein S14 translates to MAKKSMIEREKKRRETVEKYAQKRAELKEQFRKAESQAEKLEIHRQIQNLPRNSSKVRVRNRCWVTGRPRGYYRDFGLSRNVLREWAHEGKLPGVVKSSW